The genomic window TTCGCGTGCTCCGGCGAGCCGGAGCGGTCAGATGCCCAGCAGCAGGCCGCCGCTCGCGTCCAGGCACTGGCCCGTCACCCAGCGGGCGTCGTCGCTCGCCAGGAAGGCGACCACGTCCGCGATGTCCTCGGGATTGCCCAGACGGTTGAACACGGAGGCGGACTCATAGCGCGCCCGCACCTCGGGCTGCTTGAGGGTCGGGTTGATCCCCGTTTCCGTGACACCGGGGGACACCGCGTTCACCGTGATCCCCCGCGGGCCGAGTTCCTTGGCCAGAGTGCGGGTGAGTACGTCTATCGCGCCCTTCGACATCGAGTAGGCGACGATCCAGGAGAAGGCGACGCGGGTGGCCAGTGAGGAGATGTTGATGATCCGGCCGCCCTCCCTCATCCGGCCGAGAGCCTGCTGGATGACGAAGAAGGGGGCCTTGGTGTTGACCGCGAAGACCCGGTCGTACTCCGCATCGGTCACCTTCGAGATCTCCACGGGGAGCGTGATGCCCGCGTTGTTGACCAGGATGTCCAGCCCAGGTCCGGAGCCGTGCCCGGCCAGCCCCTCGTCGAAGGCCGCCCAGAGCGTGGCGGCGTCCCCCGGCACGCCGAGTTCCGCGTGGACGGCGAAGGCGTGCCCGCCCGCCGAGGTGATCTGCTCGACCGTCTCCTTGGCGGCCACCGCGTCGTGGCCGTAGTGCACCGCGACAAGTGCGCCCTCGGCCGCCAGCCGTATCGAGACGGCTCTGCCGATACCCCGGCTGCCGCCTGTCACCAGTGCCGTCCTGCCGGAAAGCCTGTCCACTGTGGTCCCCATTCTCCGGCGCCCGCGGGCAGTACCCAGCGGCACGCGATCGGTACTCAGATGTCGAAGTCCAGCGTTGTCCCGTCCGACTCCGGACGCGCGCGGCAGGCCGGACGTATCCGGCCGCCGCCTCGGGCCCAGCGCGTACGGGCGGTCCATGGTGACGACCACGCTGATCAGCCTCGCCCGGCAGCTTCCGCACGGACCGGTCGCGAGCAGCGCCTCGAACTCCTCTTGCTCCTTGTCGAGGCGTTCCTCGCCGCCATGTTCCGCACCGAGCTGCCTGCCGCCCGCCGGACGACCGGCGTGGCGGCGTGCGGGACGTCGGACCGCCGATCTCCGAGAGCACTTCACCACTCCTTCGCCTGTCGGTCCTGCCGGGCGTCTTCCGAAGGACGGCTTCACTGAATGAGGAGTGCCGACGCGGCCTTCGCAATCCCCCCGCCCCGCGCGACAACGGCGTGATCAACGCCACACCGGCGGGGATCGCCGGTGCCCGCGGCGGGGCACCGGCGGTCACCACTGCCCGGGCGGCCGGCGCTCGTCGGCCCGGCCGCTCCGTCAGCTCTCCCCGGCTCGCAGGGCGGCCGCCACGACCTCACCGATCCGCGCGATCGGCTCCGGCTCGGTCATCTCGTAGTGGCCGCAGGGCACCTCGTGGTCCTCGACCACGCCGTCGACGTACGCACGCCACTCCTCGGGCTTGCCCGGGGCGTCCGAGGGGTCGTCCGATCCGCCGGCATCGGCCGCACCGCCGACGGCACTGAAGAACAGAACGTCACCGTGGAACACGTCGAGACCGAACTCGGGCGCGATACGCAGGTTGTTGCGCATGACACGGGCGATCGCGGCCGCCTCCTCGGCCGTCACCTCCGCGCCCGCGGCCGGGCCGGACGAGTCGAGCAGCCGCATCAGGTCGGCGACGCCGGCTGACGCGCCGTCGGGCGGATGGACACCGGTCAGCCTGGAGAGCAACGCCACCACCTGCCGCTCGGCCACCTCCGGGGACGGCGGGTGAAGATGCAGCAGCGGGGAGTCCAGCATGGCCAGCAGCTCCACCCGCTCGCCCTCGCCCTGCAGCGCGGTGGCCATGGCGTGGGCCACCATCCCGCCGTAGGACCAGCCGAGCAGCCGGTAGGGGCCCTCCGGCTGGATCTCGCGCAGCAGCCCCAGGTAGAAGGCGACCATGTCCTTCGCGTCGGTGGCGGGCGGTGAGACACCGTCCAGCCCGCGCGCCTGGATGGCGTAGACCGGCTGTTGCTCCCCGAGGTGGGCGAGCAGGCCGGCGTACCGCCAGCCGATGCCGCCTCCGGGGTGCAGGCAGAACAGCGGACGCCGATCGCCTCCGGTGCGCAGCGGGAGAACCGGGGCGAAGGCGTCCCGGCCGCCGCCGCGGCGGCCCGCGCGGTCCAGCAGCCCCGCGACGGTCGGGGAGGCCAGCACCGCCGTGCCCGGCACGTCGAGCACTCCCGCCCTGCGCAGCCGGCCGGCCAGAATCACCCCGCGCATGGAGTCGCCGCCCAGGTCGAAGAAGTTGTCGTGGACACCGATCGGCTCCACCCCCAGGACCTCCTGCCACTGCTCGGCGACCGCGCTTTCGAGGTCGCTGCGCGGTGCGAGGTACGAGGTCTGCAGGTACGGCCGGGGAGCCAGGGAGCGGGCCGACGGCCCGGCAGCCGACGCGGCCGCGGTCTCCGGAGCGTCCGCGGTGTCCACGGCGGACGGCAGGGCGCCGCCGGCCGAGGGGCGGGCGGAGACCCGCGGCGGGTCGATCCAGTGGCTCCGGCGGTCGAAGGCGTAGCCGGGCAGCGTCGCCCCCGGCCCGTGGTCCCGGGCCCCGCTCAGCGGCGCGAGGTCGGCCGGCACCCCGGCCGTCCACAACCGGGCGAGCGCCTCGCTGAACACCTGGACGTCGGACCGCGCGGACTTGGCGTGACGCATGGTGGCGACCGTGGTCGGCGCTGCCTCCCGCAGACACGCCTGCGTCAGCTTCGACAGGGTGTCTCCGGGGCCGACCTCCACCATCAGCGGCTCGCCGCGTCCCCACAGGGCCGCGACGCCGTCGGCGAAGCGCACGGTCTCGCGGAGCTGGTCGACCCAGTGCTGGACGCTGGTCGCCTGTGCGTCGGTGACCCAGGTGCCGGTGGTGTCGGTGACGTAGGGGATGTGGGGCGGCCGCAGGGTGACGCCGCGGACGGCCTCGGCGAACTCACCGAGAATCGGGTCGAGCATGTGCGAGTGGGCCGCGAGGGACAGCGTCAGCCGACGGTGCGGGACCTCCTCCGCCGCCAGCCGCCGCTCCAGCGCGGCCACCGCCTCCTCGCCGCCCGCGACCGTGCAGGCGTCCGGTCCGTTCACCACGCTGAGCGAGAGGCCGCCGGTGAGCCGGCGGCGCAGCTCCTCCTCGCCCAGGGCCACGCTGACGGTGGCGCCACCGGCCGCGACCATCAGCCGTGCGCGCTCCGCCACCAGCGGCAGCATGTCCTCCAGGTCCATGACCCCGGCGAGACAGGCCGCGGTGTACTCGCCGAGGGAGTGGCCGAGCAGGGCGTCCGGGCGGACCCCGCGCTCCATCAGCACGGTGGCCAGGGCGTACTCGGTGACGACCACCGACAGCAGCCCCGGCACGCCGGCGTCCGTGGTGCCGGCGCCGAACAGCGTGTCCCGCAGGTCCCGGCCCAGCACGGGTCGCAGGACCCCGGCGCAGTGGTCGACGACGTCGCGGTACGGGGCGCAGTCGCGGTACAGCTCCGCGCCCATGCCGGTGTACTGGGCGCCGCCACCGGGCAGCAGGAAGGCCACGGGCGGGGGCCGGTCCGCGCCCTTCGCGGGAGTGTCGGACAGCGGACGGCGCAGCGGTTCGACGGCGTCCCGGCCGCGCTCGGCGACGACCGCGGCCCGGTGGGGCATCGCGGCGCGGCGGGTACGCAGGGTGTGGGACACCTCGGCCAGGTCCAGGCCGGGGTGGTCCGACAGGTGCCGGGCGAGACTGTCGCACTGACCGCGCAGAGCCCCGGGGGTCCGGGCCGACAGCGGCAGTACCTGCCACCGTGCCCCGGGGGCGTCGTCCTCGGACACGGGCCGGTCCCGCTCCGGGGCTGTCGGCGCCTCTTCCAGGATGACGTGCGCGTTCGTACCGCCGATACCGAAGGCGCTGACGCCCGCGCGGCGCGGACCGCTCCCGGACCGCCACTCCTCCGGTCCGGTAGGCACCCGGAACGGG from Streptomyces sp. DSM 40750 includes these protein-coding regions:
- a CDS encoding glucose 1-dehydrogenase, which codes for MGTTVDRLSGRTALVTGGSRGIGRAVSIRLAAEGALVAVHYGHDAVAAKETVEQITSAGGHAFAVHAELGVPGDAATLWAAFDEGLAGHGSGPGLDILVNNAGITLPVEISKVTDAEYDRVFAVNTKAPFFVIQQALGRMREGGRIINISSLATRVAFSWIVAYSMSKGAIDVLTRTLAKELGPRGITVNAVSPGVTETGINPTLKQPEVRARYESASVFNRLGNPEDIADVVAFLASDDARWVTGQCLDASGGLLLGI
- a CDS encoding type I polyketide synthase; the protein is MTDTPENENENGYSDNDIAVIGIAARFPGADTVEEFWENIAAGRESVRPVGEEEFLAAGGDPADLADPSLVRRASVIEGIDLFDAAFFGYSPAEAAIVDPQQRLLLECAYHALEAAGYAADREGRTIGVYAGAGDSRYYASHVYPRFAGQPGSVELVHTTAANSLGTLATRISYELGLTGPSLSLQTACSTGLVAIHTACQDLLNFACDLAVAGAVSVNPSAKLGYRHVPGGVFSPDGRCRAFDAEAAGTVSGDGVGVVVLKRLADAMADGDRIRAVVKGSAVNNDGRRKVGFSAPSTEGQCEAILLAQTLAGVDADSIGYLEAHGTGTNLGDPIEVEALTRVFRETTDRRQYCALGSVKPNIGHLGTAAGLAGFIKAVLVLEHRLIPPVANFQRPNPLIDLAGSPFRVPTGPEEWRSGSGPRRAGVSAFGIGGTNAHVILEEAPTAPERDRPVSEDDAPGARWQVLPLSARTPGALRGQCDSLARHLSDHPGLDLAEVSHTLRTRRAAMPHRAAVVAERGRDAVEPLRRPLSDTPAKGADRPPPVAFLLPGGGAQYTGMGAELYRDCAPYRDVVDHCAGVLRPVLGRDLRDTLFGAGTTDAGVPGLLSVVVTEYALATVLMERGVRPDALLGHSLGEYTAACLAGVMDLEDMLPLVAERARLMVAAGGATVSVALGEEELRRRLTGGLSLSVVNGPDACTVAGGEEAVAALERRLAAEEVPHRRLTLSLAAHSHMLDPILGEFAEAVRGVTLRPPHIPYVTDTTGTWVTDAQATSVQHWVDQLRETVRFADGVAALWGRGEPLMVEVGPGDTLSKLTQACLREAAPTTVATMRHAKSARSDVQVFSEALARLWTAGVPADLAPLSGARDHGPGATLPGYAFDRRSHWIDPPRVSARPSAGGALPSAVDTADAPETAAASAAGPSARSLAPRPYLQTSYLAPRSDLESAVAEQWQEVLGVEPIGVHDNFFDLGGDSMRGVILAGRLRRAGVLDVPGTAVLASPTVAGLLDRAGRRGGGRDAFAPVLPLRTGGDRRPLFCLHPGGGIGWRYAGLLAHLGEQQPVYAIQARGLDGVSPPATDAKDMVAFYLGLLREIQPEGPYRLLGWSYGGMVAHAMATALQGEGERVELLAMLDSPLLHLHPPSPEVAERQVVALLSRLTGVHPPDGASAGVADLMRLLDSSGPAAGAEVTAEEAAAIARVMRNNLRIAPEFGLDVFHGDVLFFSAVGGAADAGGSDDPSDAPGKPEEWRAYVDGVVEDHEVPCGHYEMTEPEPIARIGEVVAAALRAGES